The following proteins are encoded in a genomic region of Microbacterium sp. NC79:
- a CDS encoding DUF4177 domain-containing protein, with protein sequence MTTWEYFTTPLLIHNTAAILNNWGKQGWELVQVVTNAEGGLVAYFKRPVSSAAPENAGLASAAVAAKQFEA encoded by the coding sequence ATGACGACCTGGGAGTACTTCACCACGCCGCTACTGATTCACAACACCGCCGCGATCCTCAATAACTGGGGCAAGCAGGGCTGGGAGCTTGTGCAGGTAGTTACGAACGCTGAAGGCGGCCTGGTGGCCTACTTCAAGCGTCCGGTTTCCAGCGCTGCTCCGGAGAACGCTGGCCTCGCGTCTGCCGCCGTTGCCGCCAAGCAGTTTGAGGCGTGA
- a CDS encoding RidA family protein, which translates to MTVSARLAELGIELPGVAAPVAAYIPAIVDGHLIYTSGQLPMVAGSLPATGKVGDGHRLVPAADATAYARQSALNALAAAAAVAGGVDNITGVLKVTGFVASVPEFTGQPGVINGASEVLGEIFGEKGTHARSAVGVPVLPLDAPVEVEVIFTTN; encoded by the coding sequence ATGACCGTTTCTGCACGACTTGCTGAGCTTGGTATTGAGCTTCCCGGTGTGGCAGCCCCCGTGGCCGCATACATTCCGGCCATTGTTGACGGCCACCTGATTTACACGTCAGGCCAGTTGCCCATGGTGGCTGGTTCTTTGCCTGCGACAGGCAAAGTTGGCGACGGCCACCGGCTGGTCCCAGCGGCCGACGCGACGGCCTATGCTCGCCAAAGCGCGCTCAATGCGCTGGCCGCGGCCGCTGCCGTCGCCGGTGGTGTAGACAACATCACTGGTGTCCTCAAGGTCACCGGATTCGTAGCCTCGGTGCCCGAGTTCACCGGTCAGCCTGGCGTGATCAACGGTGCAAGCGAGGTTCTCGGCGAGATCTTTGGCGAAAAGGGCACGCATGCCCGCTCCGCCGTTGGCGTTCCGGTATTGCCGCTTGACGCCCCTGTGGAGGTCGAAGTCATCTTCACCACCAACTGA